Proteins from a genomic interval of Scomber japonicus isolate fScoJap1 chromosome 10, fScoJap1.pri, whole genome shotgun sequence:
- the plecb gene encoding plectin isoform X3, translating into MATRKDRHRDRNPMEESYEESGTVSYPGDTLPWNLSKLQRVKRSKSASGEVLDPAERAVIRIADERDRVQKKTFTKWVNKHLIKSQRHVTDLYEDLRDGHNLISLLEVLSGETLPREKGRMRFHKLQNVQIALNFLKHRQVKLVNIRNDDIADGNPKLTLGLIWTIILHFQVSSSISDIQINGQSEDMTAKEKLLLWSQRMTDGYPGIRCDNFTTSWRDGKLFNAVIHRHHPRLIDMGKLHHQTNLQNLEQAFVVAERDLGVTRLLDPEDVDVPHPDEKSIITYVSSLYDVMPRIDVHDGARGNELELRWQEYYELVTIIIQWIRHHIVIFEERKFPASYEEIELLWRQFLKFKETELPVKETDKNRSKHIYQSFESAVHAGQVKVPPGYHPIDVEKEWGRLHVAILERERLLRIEFERLERLQRIVSKVQMESGLCDEQLNHLEQLLQTDIRLLNAGKPAQHTAEVERELDKADQMIRLLFNDVQILKDGRHPQAEQMYRRVFRIHERLVNLRTDYNLRLKSAVTTSQVSLVQHSQQTSMKMRPELDDVTLRYIQDLLAWVEENQRRIDESQWGSDLPSVESQLGSHRGLHQTVEDFKSKIGRARADESQLSPISLGTYKEYLGKLDLQYGKLLTSSKSRLRNLESLHNFVSAATKELMWLNEKEEEEVNFDWSDRNTNMTAKKDNYSGLMRELELREKKVNDIQATGDKLIKDGHPGKKTIEAFTAALQTQWSWILQLCCCIEAHLKENTAYYQFFTDVKEAQDKMKKMQENMKKKYSCDRSTTATRLEDLLQDAVEEREQLNEFKTLATGLNKRSRSIIQLKPRNPTTSIKGKLPIQAVCDFKQQEITVHKGDECALLNNSQPFKWKVLNHAGHESTVPSVCFMVPPVNKEAVDSVSSLDAGYQQMVSMWQTLHIDMKSLLSWQYLMRDFTQIRSWNITMLKTMKAEEYRLIMRNLELHYQDYMRESQDSQLFGPDDRMQVEEDYNKSTQHFENLIRSMEKGQQDESLCKNYISEIKDLRLRIENCEAGTVARIRRPMDKEPLKECIQKTTEQKKVQIELQGLKKDLDKVSVKTQDILNAPQPSASAPVLRSELDLTVQKMDHAHMLSSVYLEKLKTVEMVIRNTQGAEGVLKQYEDCLREVHTVPGDVKEVEVYRAKLKKMRTEAEGEQPVFDSLDEELKKATAVSDKMTRVHSERDAELDHYRQLLSSLQDRWKAVFTQIDLRQRELEQLGRQLGYYRESYDWLIRWIGDAKQRQEKIQAVTITDSKTLKEQLAQEKKLLEEIEKNKDKVDECQKYAKAYIDTIKDYELQLVAYKAQVEPLASPLKKTKLDSASDNIIQEYVTLRTRYSELMTLTSQYIKFITDTQRRLEDEEMADAQQKQIEQEKTLLQQTFLTEKEMLLKKEKLIEDEKKRLESQFEEEVKKAQALKDEQERQRQQMEEEKKKLQATMDAALNKQKEAEQEMLNKQKEMQELERKRLEQERILAEENQKLREKLQELETTQRDQHTDVTLVKVETQNVFNGQNAGDVTDRVEKPDPLAFDGIRDKVPASRLHNLGLLSKKQFDKLKKGKTTVQELGETENLKRILKGKNCIAGVLTPNNQKMSIYQASKEKKITPGTAMVLLEAQAATGYILDPIKNQKLSVNEAVKEGVIGPELHNKMLSAERAVTGYKDPYTGEKISVFECMKKGLIEHDHAIRVLEAQLATGGIIDPVNSHRVPNETAYEQGQYDAEMNKIMENPSDETKGYFDPSTQEPLTYSELMARCTTDPDTGLLILPITDKAAHCSSIYTEEETKDVFSKTTVSVPFGRFKGKTVTIWEIINSEYFTEDQKRDLLRQYKTGKITIEKIIKIVITVAEEKEKKNEITFDGLRAPVPATELLESKIIDKDLYNKLHKGNMTVKEVSEMEPVHKALKGTNCIGGVLIESSKETMSFYQAMKKDIMRTGPAMNMLEAQAGTGYVVDPINNQKYTVDEAVKAGVVGPELHEKLLSAERAVTGYKDPYTAKTVSLFQAMKKDLIPKEQGIRLLDAQMATGGIIDPVKSHRIPHDVACRRNYFDDEVKQLLSNPTDETKCFFDPNTKENVTYSQLLKRCVPDKKTGLQLLPLSDEAINAKEESAYTEAQTKEAMTQATVELDYGPFKGRKVTIWELIHSEYLTEEQRLDLLKQFRSGKVTIEKIIKIVITIVEERETQKREQSSFKGLRSQVPASSLYDSKIIDKSTFDLLQQGKTTPKQVSENPNVKKYLQGSDSIAGIFLEPTKEKISIYQAMKKKLLRHNTGLSLLEAQAATGFIVDPVRNQCLSVDEAVKSGLVGPELHEKLLSAEKAVTGYKDPFTGSKISLFEAMQKDLILKEHAMPLLEAQMVSGGIIDPVNSLRVPTDVAYQKNIFSKETANILSDPSDDNKSFSDPETDEKATYRQLKDKCQRDPETGLYFLPLSKPQSPTVVEKTYLYTEEQTQSELTNTQIDIPIEGLADKPLNLWEVMNSNLLPESERQKLMDEYRSGKITKERMIIIIIEIMEQREIIINESPLSYMTIRRRITIEELYNARIIDLETYNLLKQGKRDIRDIMELTSVKQYLYGTGCVAGITTDSSSKMSIYQAMKRDFIKPELALSLLEAQAATGFIVDPVKNETLTVDEAVRKGVVGPEIHDKLLSAERAVTGYKDPYSGKIISLFQAMKKDLVPEDYALKMLEAQTATGGIIDPEFQFHLPADVAMQKGYINKETNQRLTDDVKGFADPVTEENVSYAQLLKRCKLVGGLRLLSLGDKRLMFKGLRKQITMEELIHSQIIDQQTVTQLNEGLVSVEEVSQRLSRYLEGTSCIAGVYLESTKERLSIYQAMKKNMIRPGTAFELLEAQASTGYVIDPIKNLKLTVNESVRMGIVGPEFKDKLLSAERAVTGYRDPYSGKTISLFQAMKKGLILKDHGIRLLEAQIATGGIIDPEESHRLPVEVAYKRGFFDEEMNEILTDPSDDTKGFFDPNTEENLTYLQLMERCITDPDTGLVLLLLKEKKRERKTSSKSSVRKRRVVIVDPETGKEMTVYEAYRKGLIDHQTYLELAEQECEWEEITMTSSDGTVKSIIIDRRSGRQYDVDDALSRGLIDQNALDTYRAGNLSITEFADMLSGNMGGFRSRSSSFGSTTGSTYSSPMSPIPSIKPPAVIWNDPSEETVPIAGMLDIDTLEKVSITEAMHRNVVDNITGQRLLEAQACTGGIIDPTSGERFSVADATEKGLVDKGMVDRLNLAQKAFNGFEDPRTKVKMSASQALKKGWLYYEAGQRFLEVQYLTGGLIEPDIEGRVALDESIKKGTIDARTAQKLRDVSAYSKYLTCPKTKLKISYKDAMDRSMVEEGSGLRLLEASSQSSKGLYSPYNVSGPGSAYGSRTGSRTGSRTGSRRGSIDAGSGFSMNFSSSSYTSSSSTSYNRRF; encoded by the exons TCCCAGACTCATTGACATGGGCAAATTGCACCATCAGACCAACCTGCAGAACCTGGAACAGGCCTTCGTTGTAGCTGAGAGAGACCTGGGAGTGACACGCCTACTGGACCCTGAGG ATGTTGATGTTCCACACCCTGATGAGAAATCCATCATCACTTACGTATCATCCTTGTATGACGTCATGCCTCGGATTGATGTACATGACGGCGCCAGAGGCAAT GAGCTCGAGCTGCGCTGGCAGGAGTACTACGAGCTGGTGACTATTATCATCCAGTGGATCCGCCACCATATCGTGATCTTCGAGGAGAGGAAGTTCCCCGCCAGCTATGAGGAGATAGAG cttCTGTGGCGCCAGTTCTTGAAGTTCAAGGAAACAGAGCTGCCAGTGAAAGAGACTGACAAGAACCGTTCCAAACACATCTACCAGTCCTTTGAG AGCGCTGTGCATGCTGGTCAGGTGAAGGTCCCTCCAGGCTACCATCCCATTGATGTGGAGAAGGAATGGGGCCGACTCCATGTGGCCATCTTGGAGAGAGAGCGTCTGCTAAGGATAGAGTTTGAGAG ACTTGAGAGGCTCCAGAGGATTGTCAGTAAAGTCCAGATGGAGTCAGGGCTGTGTGATGAGCAGCTCAACCACCTGGAGCAACTGCTGCAGACG GACATTCGTCTGCTGAATGCAGGGAAACCAGCTCAGCACACAGCAGAAGTGGAGAGGGAGCTGGATAAGGCAGACCAAATGATTCGCCTACTCTTCAATGATGTACAGATACTCAAGGATGGGCGCCACCCTCAGGCAGAGCAGATGTATCGCAG GGTCTTCCGCATCCATGAACGCCTGGTGAACCTGCGCACTGATTACAACCTTCGTCTGAAGTCTGCTGTGACTACATCCCAGGTTTCTCTGGTACAACACTCTCAGCAGACTTCCATGAAGATGCGGCCTGAGTTGGATGATGTGACCCTGCGCTATATCCAAGACCTGCTGGCCTGGGTGGAGGAGAACCAGCGTCGCATTGACGAATCTCAGTGGGGATCTGATCTGCCCTCTGTAGAGTCCCAGCTGGGCAGCCACAGAGGCCTACACCAAACTGTGGAGGACTTCAAGTCCAAGATTGGACGAGCCAGGGCTGATGAG AGCCAGCTATCTCCTATCAGCCTTGGCACGTACAAAGAATACCTGGGTAAACTGGATCTACAGTATGGCAAACTACTG aCATCTTCCAAGTCCCGCTTGAGGAACCTGGAATCACTCCACAACTTTGTCAGCGCTGCCACTAAGGAACTGATGTGGCTAaatgagaaagaagaggaggaggtcaACTTTGACTGGAGTGACAGGAACACCAACATGACTGCGAAAAAAGACAATTACTCG GGTCTCATGCGAGAGTTGGAGCTGAGGGAGAAGAAGGTCAATGACATCCAGGCCACAGGAGACAAGCTTATCAAGGATGGACATCCTGGCAAGAAGACAATTGAG GCCTTCACAGCTGCCCTACAGACTCAGTGGAGCTGGATCCTCCAGCTATGCTGCTGTATTGAggctcatctcaaagaaaacacagccTACTACCAA TTCTTCACTGATGTAAAAGAGGCTCAGGACAAGATGAAGAAAATGCAAgagaacatgaagaagaagtaCAGCTGTGATCGCTCCACCACAGCCACACGCCTGGAGGACCTGCTGCAGGATGCTGTG gaggagagagaacagCTGAATGAATTTAAGACTCTTGCAACTGGCCTGAACAAGAGATCCAGGTCCATCATCCAGCTGAAACCACGTAACCCTACCACATCCATCAAAGGCAAACTGCCAATTCAGGCTGTGTGTGACTTCAAACAGCAGGAG ATCACTGTCCACAAAGGAGACGAGTGTGCCCTCCTCAACAACTCTCAGCCTTTCAAGTGGAAGGTCCTGAACCACGCTGGACATGAGTCAACAGTGCCATCTGTCTGCTTCATGGTTCCACCAGTCAACAAGGAGGCCGTGGACAGTGTGTCTAG TCTGGATGCAGGTTATCAGCAGATGGTGTCCATGTGGCAGACATTGCACATAGACATGAAGAGTCTGCTGTCTTGGCAGTACTTGATGAGAGACTTCACTCAGATACGCTCCTGGAACATCACCATG TTAAAAACCATGAAAGCAGAGGAATATAGGCTGATTATGAGGAACCTGGAGCTGCACTACCAGGACTACATGCGCGAAAGCCAGGACTCGCAGCTCTTCGGCCCAGATGACCGCATGCAGGTCGAGGAAGACTACAACAAGTCCACCCAGCATTTCGAAAACCTGATTCGCTCCATGGAGAAAG GTCAACAGGACGAGTCTCTGTGTAAGAACTACATCTCTGAGATCAAGGACCTGCGCCTGCGTATAGAGAACTGTGAGGCTGGGACTGTGGCTCGCATTCGCAGACCTATGGACAAGGAACCTCTGAAAGAATGTATTCAGAAGACAACCGAGCAAAAG AAAGTCCAGATAGAGCTCCAGGGCCTCAAGAAGGACCTTGATAAGGTGTCTGTAAAGACACAGGACATCTTGAACGCCCCACAGCCGTCTGCCTCTGCTCCCGTGCTGCGCTCAGAGCTTGACCTCACTGTTCAGAAGATGGATCACGCCCACATGCTCTCCTCTGTTTACCTTGAGAA GCTGAAGACTGTGGAAATGGTCATCCGTAACACACAGGGTGCAGAAGGAGTTCTCAAGCAGTATGAGGACTGTCTGCGTGAGGTTCACACTGTGCCCGGCGATGTCAAGGAAGTTGAGGTTTACCGTGCAAAACTTAAG AAAATGCGAACTGAGGCTGAGGGTGAACAACCTGTGTTCGATTCTCTCGACGAAGAACTGAAGAAAGCCACCGCCGTGAGTGACAAGATGACTCGCGTGCACAGCGAGCGCGACGCCGAGCTGGATCACTACCGCCAGCTCCTGTCTAGTCTCCAGGACCGCTGGAAGGCTGTGTTCACCCAGATCGACCTTCGCCAGAGAGAGCTTGAGCAGCTTGGCCGCCAGCTGGGCTACTACCGCGAGAGTTACGATTGGCTGATCCGCTGGATTGGGGACGCCAAGCAAAGGCAGGAGAAGATCCAGGCTGTGACCATCACTGACAGCAAAACCCTGAAAGAACAACTCGCTCAGGAGAAG AAATTGCTGGAAGAGATTGAGAAGAACAAAGACAAAGTTGATGAGTGTCAAAAATATGCTAAAGCATACATTGATACTATCAAG GACTATGAACTCCAGTTGGTTGCCTACAAAGCCCAGGTGGAGCCTCTTGCTTCTCCCTTGAAGAAAACCAAACTGGATTCTGCTTCTGACAACATCATTCAGGAG TATGTAACACTGAGGACCCGGTACAGTGAACTGATGACTCTGACTAGTCAGTACATCAAGttcatcacagacacacagcgccgcttggaggatgaggag ATGGCTGATGCACAGCAGAAACAAATCGAACAGGAGAAGACATTGCTCCAGCAGACATTCCTTACAGAAAAGGAGATGCTGTTGAAGAAGGAGAAGCTAATTGAAGATGAGAAAAAGAGGCTGGAGAGCCAGTTTGAAGAGGAAGTCAAAAAGGCCCAAGCTCTCAAAGATGAACAGGAACGCCAGAGAcagcagatggaggaggagaagaagaaactcCAGGCTACCATGGATGCAGCCCTCAATAAGCAAAAAGAGGCTGAGCAAGAGATGctgaacaaacaaaaagaaatgcagGAGCTGGAAAGGAAGAGACTTGAGCAGGAAAGGATTCTTGCTGAAGAGAACCAGAAATTGCGCGAGAAGCTGCAGGAGCTGGAGACAACACAGAGAGACCAACACACTGATGTCACCCTTGTGAAAGTGGAGACACAAAACGTTTTCAATGGCCAAAATGCTGGTGATGTAACAGATAGAGTGGAGAAACCAGATCCATTGGCTTTTGATGGCATCCGTGATAAAGTCCCTGCAAGCAGACTTCATAACCTTGGCCTTTTATCAAAGAAGCAGTTTGACAAGCTGAAAAAAGGCAAAACCACTGTGCAAGAGCTTGGTGAGACTGAAAATCTGAAGAGAATTCTTAAAGGAAAGAACTGCATTGCTGGTGTTTTGACAccaaataatcaaaaaatgtcaaTCTATCAAGCATCAAAAGAGAAGAAGATTACTCCAGGCACAGCTATGGTGCTTCTTGAAGCTCAGGCAGCCACAGGCTACATTTTGGACCCCATTAAGAACCAGAAACTTTCTGTTAATGAAGCTGTGAAGGAAGGTGTGATAGGCCCTGAACTGCACAACAAGATGCTTTCAGCTGAGAGGGCTGTTACTGGCTACAAAGATCCATATACTGGTGAGAAGATCTCTGTCTTTGAATGTATGAAGAAGGGTCTGATAGAACATGATCATGCCATCAGAGTCCTTGAGGCTCAGCTTGCAACTGGGGGAATCATTGACCCTGTCAATAGTCATCGTGTACCCAATGAAACAGCCTATGAACAGGGACAATATGATGCAGAAATGAACAAGATTATGGAGAATCCTTCAGATGAGACAAAGGGATACTTTGACCCCAGCACTCAGGAACCATTAACATATTCAGAGCTAATGGCAAGGTGCACCACCGATCCTGACACCGGTCTGCTAATCCTGCCAATCACAGATAAGGCTGCTCACTGCTCAAGTATATACACAGAGGAGGAGACCAAAGATGTGTTCAGCAAAACAACTGTGTCTGTACCATTTGGAAGATTCAAGGGAAAGACTGTCACCATTTGGGAAATAATCAATTCTGAGTATTTCACTGAGGACCAGAAGAGGGACCTTCTCCGCCAGTACAAGACAGGCAAAATCACAATTGAAAAAATCATTAAGATTGTGATTACTGTggcagaggagaaagagaagaagaatgaaattaCCTTTGACGGTCTGAGAGCACCTGTCCCTGCCACTGAGCTCCTGGAATCTAAAATCATTGACAAAGACCTGTACAACAAATTGCACAAGGGCAATATGACAGTCAAAGAGGTATCTGAAATGGAGCCTGTCCACAAAGCACTGAAGGGTACAAATTGCATTGGAGGTGTACTTATTGAATCATCCAAGGAGACAATGTCCTTCTATCAAGCTATGAAGAAGGACATCATGAGGACAGGGCCTGCCATGAATATGCTTGAAGCCCAAGCAGGAACAGGCTATGTGGTTGACCCTATTAATAATCAGAAATATACTGTTGATGAAGCTGTCAAAGCAGGTGTCGTTGGTCCTGAGCTGCATGAAAAGCtcctgtctgcagagagagctGTGACAGGTTATAAAGATCCATACACTGCAAAGACTGTGTCCCTGTTCCAGGCAATGAAGAAAGATCTCATACCTAAAGAACAAGGAATCCGACTGCTTGATGCCCAAATGGCCACTGGTGGCATCATTGATCCAGTAAAGAGCCATCGCATTCCTCATGATGTGGCCTGCAGGAGAAATTATTTTGATGATGAAGTAAAACAGCTTCTGAGCAATCCCACTGATGAAACTAAATGCTTCTTTGACCCcaacacaaaagaaaatgtcacataCTCACAGCTCTTAAAGAGATGTGTCCCTGACAAGAAAACTGGTCTCCAGCTTCTGCCCCTTTCTGATGAAGCAATCAATGCAAAGGAGGAGTCAGCTTACACTGAAGCCCAGACAAAAGAAGCTATGACTCAGGCAACTGTGGAGCTTGATTATGGTCCATTTAAGGGCAGGAAGGTGACCATCTGGGAACTAATCCACTCTGAATATCTCACTGAGGAACAAAGGCTTGATCTGCTAAAACAGTTTAGATCAGGAAAGGTTACAATTGAAAAGATAATTAAGATTGTTATCACAAttgtagaggagagagagacccaGAAACGAGAACAGTCCAGCTTCAAGGGACTCAGATCTCAGGTCCCAGCAAGCTCTCTGTATGATTCCAAAATCATTGACAAATCAACCTTTGATCTCCTTCAACAAGGCAAAACAACACCTAAACAAGTCAGTGAGAATCCCAATGTCAAGAAATACCTCCAGGGCTCTGATAGCATTGCTGGCATCTTCCTTGAGCcgacaaaagagaaaataagcaTTTATCAAGCTATGAAGAAAAAGCTCCTCAGACACAACACAGGCCTTTCACTTCTTGAGGCTCAGGCTGCCACTGGGTTCATTGTAGATCCAGTGAGGAACCAGTGCCTCTCAGTAGATGAGGCCGTGAAATCAGGTCTTGTTGGCCCTGAGCTACATGAAAAACTCCTCTCTGCAGAAAAAGCTGTAACTGGGTATAAAGATCCATTCACAGGCAGCAAAATTTCACTCTTTGAAGCAATGCaaaaagatctcattctgaaaGAGCATGCCATGCCACTGTTAGAAGCACAGATGGTTAGCGGAGGAATCATTGACCCTGTAAACAGCCTCCGAGTCCCAACTGATGTTGCATATCAAAAGAACATTTTCAGTAAGGAAACTGCCAACATCCTGTCTGATCCATCTGATGATAACAAGTCTTTCTCAGACCCAGAAACTGATGAGAAAGCAACCTACAGACAGCTAAAAGACAAGTGCCAAAGAGATCCAGAGACAGGCCTGTACTTCCTCCCACTCTCCAAGCCTCAGTCTCCAACTGTTGTTGAGAAGACATACCTCTACACAGAGGAACAAACACAGAGTGAACTGACCAACACCCAAATTGACATTCCAATTGAGGGCCTTGCTGATAAACCACTTAATCTCTGGGAAGTCATGAATTCAAATTTGCTTCcagagtcagagagacagaagctCATGGATGAATATCGCTCTGGCAAAATCACTAAAGAGCGgatgatcatcatcattattgagATTATGGAGCAGAGAGAGATCATAATAAATGAGAGTCCACTGTCATATATGACAATAAGGAGAAGGATAACCATAGAGGAGTTGTACAATGCCCGCATCATTGACTTGGAGACATACAACCTCCTTAaacaaggaaagagggacaTCCGTGACATAATGGAGTTGACCAGTGTGAAACAGTATCTCTATGGCACAGGTTGTGTGGCTGGGATCACAACTGACTCAAGCTCCAAGATGAGCATATACCAAGCAATGAAGAGAGATTTTATTAAACCAGAATTAGCACTCAGTCTCCTAGAGGCGCAAGCTGCTACAGGATTCATTGTTGATCCAGTAAAGAATGAGACACTCACTGTTGATGAAGCTGTTCGTAAGGGTGTTGTTGGCCCTGAGATTCATGATAAACTTCTTTCAGCTGAGAGAGCAGTCACAGGATACAAAGATCCATACAGTGGGAAAATCATATCTCTTTTCCAGGCCATGAAAAAGGATCTTGTTCCAGAGGATTATGCTCTGAAAATGTTAGAGGCACAAACTGCCACAGGAGGTATTATTGATCCTGAATTCCAGTTCCACCTGCCAGCTGATGTTGCCATGCAAAAAGGTTATATCAACAAGGAAACCAACCAGAGATTGACTGATGATGTTAAAGGATTCGCCGACCCTGTCACTGAAGAGAATGTGTCATATGCACAGCTGCTCAAGAGATGCAAGTTAGTTGGTGGGTTGCGCCTCCTCTCCCTTGGAGACAAGAGGCTGATGTTTAAGGGTCTGAGGAAACAGATCACAATGGAGGAGCTGATCCACTCACAAATTATTGACCAACAGACAGTCACTCAACTGAATGAAGGTCTTGTGTCAGTGGAGGAGGTTAGCCAAAGACTATCAAGATACCTTGAAGGCACAAGCTGTATTGCTGGTGTATACTTGGAGTCCACAAAAGAACGTCTGTCAATTTACCAGGCCATGAAGAAGAACATGATTAGGCCAGGCACTGCATTTGAACTCCTTGAGGCCCAGGCATCCACAGGATATGTCATTGATCCAATCAAAAACCTCAAACTGACTGTCAATGAATCAGTGAGAATGGGAATTGTTGGCCCAGAATTCAAAGACAAGCTTCTCTCTGCTGAGCGTGCAGTGACAGGATATAGAGACCCTTATTCAGGCAAGACAATATCCCTGTTCCAGGCCATGAAAAAGGGGCTGATCCTGAAAGATCATGGTATCCGACTCCTGGAAGCTCAGATTGCCACTGGTGGAATCATTGACCCAGAGGAGAGTCATCGTCTGCCAGTTGAGGTGGCCTACAAACGTGGCTTCTTTGATGAGGAAATGAATGAGATCCTGACAGATCCATCTGATGACACCAAAGGCTTCTTTGATCCCAACACTGAGGAAAACCTAACCTACCTCCAGCTCATGGAGAGGTGCATCACTGATCCTGACACTGGCCTGGTGCTCCTGctactgaaagaaaagaagcgGGAAAGAAAGACCTCCTCCAAATCCTCAGTTCGTAAACGCAGAGTTGTCATTGTAGACCCAGAGACAGGCAAAGAAATGACTGTGTATGAGGCCTATAGGAAGGGACTCATTGACCACCAAACCTACCTGGAGCTTGCTGAGCAGGAGTGTGAATGGGAAGAGATCACAATGACATCCTCTGATGGCACTGTCAAATCCATTATCATTGACAGGAGGTCAGGGAGACAGTATGATGTTGATGATGCTCTTTCACGTGGCCTCATTGACCAAAATGCTCTTGACACATACCGAGCTGGAAACCTGTCTATCACAGAATTTGCTGACATGCTTTCTGGAAACATGGGAGGCTTCCGCTCTCGCTCATCCTCCTTTGGTTCCACCACTGGTTCCACCTACTCCTCTCCTATGAGCCCCATACCCTCCATTAAACCACCTGCAGTCATATGGAATGACCCATCAGAGGAAACGGTGCCTATAGCTGGAATGTTGGACATAGACACACTGGAGAAAGTGTCTATCACTGAAGCCATGCACAGAAATGTGGTAGACAACATCACAGGCCAAAGATTGTTGGAGGCCCAAGCCTGCACTGGAGGAATCATTGACCCCACAAGTGGGGAAAGATTCTCAGTGGCTGATGCTACAGAAAAAGGCCTTGTGGATAAGGGCATGGTTGATCGCCTAAATCTGGCTCAAAAGGCATTCAATGGATTTGAAGACCCGAGAACTAAAGTAAAGATGTCTGCTTCCCAGGCTCTCAAGAAGGGGTGGTTGTATTATGAGGCTGGTCAGCGTTTTCTTGAGGTCCAGTATCTGACTGGTGGACTTATTGAGCCTGATATCGAGGGCAGAGTCGCACTAGATGAATCCATCAAGAAGGGCACAATTGATGCCCGCACTGCCCAGAAACTGAGAGATGTCAGTGCTTATTCTAAATATCTAACATGTCCAAAAACCAAACTGAAAATCTCCTACAAAGATGCCATGGACAGAAGCATGGTCGAGGAAGGATCTGGTCTGAGGCTTCTGGAGGCTTCCTCACAATCCAGCAAAGGCCTCTACAGTCCCTACAATGTCAGTGGCCCTGGATCTGCTTATGGCTCCCGCACTGGCTCAAGGACCGGATCCCGGACAGGCTCTAGGAGAGGCAGCATTGATGCTGGCTCTGGCTTCAGCATGaacttctcatcctcctcctacacatcctcctcctcaactAGCTACAACCGCAGATTTTGA